A genomic stretch from Setaria viridis chromosome 1, Setaria_viridis_v4.0, whole genome shotgun sequence includes:
- the LOC117834821 gene encoding tubby-like F-box protein 5: MSLKSIVGQLKEMRDGIGSMSRRAGASDGRAGHGRAGSRHSWPGLWSEQPQPQRHGHGQEGSQQQHQGRWANLPPELLLDVIQRVEASEATWPARRQVVLCAHVCRSWREVTKEVVKTLEECGRITFPISLKQPGPREQPVQCFVKRDRATSTYLLYLGLSPSLNVENDKLLLAARKVRRATRTSFVISLASNDFSHSSSTYVGKLKPNFLGTKFTIFDSQPPSDAVVLPNNKPSKRQSKQVSPRLPLGNYNVATVTYELTVLRNRGPRRMQCTMHSIPAQCIQEGGKCPTPTGTIHSLDEPSTLPSTKGKEPAVEFSSTSLSADLSGPACTSEAPLVLKNKAPRWHEQLQCWCLNFRGRVTVASVKNFQLVASVDPSLNVPAAEQEKVILQFGKIGKDIFTMDYRYPLSAFQAFAICLTSFDTKPACE; this comes from the exons ATGTCTCTCAAGAGCATTGTGGGGCAGCTAAAGGAGATGAGGGACGGCATCGGGAGCATGTCGAGGCGCGCCGGGGCCTCCGACGGGCGCGCCGGCCATGGCCGCGCGGGGTCGCGCCATTCTTGGCCTGGCCTGTGGTCggagcagccgcagccgcagcgccATGGCCACGGCCAGGAGGggtcgcagcagcagcatcagggGCGGTGGGCGAACCTACCGCCGGAACTGCTGCTGGATGTGATACAGAGGGTGGAGGCCAGCGAGGCGACGTGGCCTGCGCGTCGCCAGGTCGTGTTGTGTGCGCACGTTTGCCGTTCGTGGCGCGAGGTCACCAAGGAGGTGGTGAAGACGCTCGAGGAGTGCGGCAGGATCACCTTTCCCATATCCCTCAAACAG CCCGGGCCTCGCGAGCAGCCAGTGCAGTGCTTTGTGAAGAGGGACAGGGCGACATCCACATATCTCCTCTACCTAGGGCTCAGCCCAT CTCTGAATGTGGAGAACGACAAGCTTTTGCTTGCAGCTCGTAAGGTCAGGCGTGCCACGAGGACTTCTTTTGTGATCTCATTGGCGTCTAATGATTTCTCTCACTCCAGTAGCACCTATGTTGGTAAACTGAA GCCAAACTTTCTTGGCACAAAGTTCACAATCTTTGACAGCCAGCCTCCTTCTGATGCTGTGGTGCTACCAAACAATAAACCAAGCAAAAGGCAGTCGAAACAAGTATCACCAAGACTGCCGCTAGGCAATTACAATGTTGCTACAGTCACATATGAGCTCACCGTCCTACGCAACCGGGGACCAAGGAGAATGCAATGCACCATGCACTCAATCCCAGCCCAGTGCATTCAGGAGGGTGGGAAGTGCCCAACCCCTACTGGCACCATCCACTCACTTGATGAGCCGTCCACATTACCGAGTACCAAAGGAAAGGAACCAGCTGTAGAATTTTCGTCGACAAGCCTCAGTGCTGATCTGTCTGGGCCAGCTTGTACGAGCGAAGCGCCTCTAGTTCTGAAGAATAAAGCCCCTCGTTGGCATGAGCAGCTTCAATGCTGGTGCCTCAATTTCCGGGGGCGCGTCACGGTAGCATCGGTCAAGAACTTCCAGCTTGTTGCCTCTGTTGATCCTTCCCTCAACGTCCccgcggcggagcaggagaAGGTGATCCTCCAGTTCGGGAAGATAGGGAAGGATATATTCACAATGGACTACCGGTACCCGCTCTCGGCGTTCCAGGCCTTCGCGATCTGCCTGACCAGCTTCGACACCAAACCCGCGTGTGAATAA
- the LOC117834853 gene encoding universal stress protein PHOS32 — METVEEDVEEYSWREVVLPHLVPVVPDAPPELERETGERRRGRDLLVAVDFGPNSKHAFDWALAHIARIADTVHLVHAVSSVHNDIVYEKSRELMEDLAIEAFKTLLVRTKARIVEGDAGKVICREADRLKPAAVILGTRGRGLIQSVLQGSVSEYCFHNCKAAPIIIVPGKEAGEQSVL; from the exons ATGGAGACGGTGGAGGAGGACGTGGAGGAGTACAGCTGGCGGGAGGTGGTGCTGCCGCACCTCGTTCCCGTGGTGCCAGacgcgccgccggagctcgaGCGGGAGACCGGGGAGCGGCGCCGCGGCAGGGACCTACTCGTCGCCGTCGACTTCGGCCCCAACTCCAAGCACGCCTTCGACTGGGCGCTCGCGCACATCGCGCGCATCGCCGACACGGTCCACCTCGTCCACGCCGTCTCCA GTGTGCATAATGATATCGTGTATGAGAAAAGTCGGGAGCTAATGGAGGATCTGGCTATCGAGGCATTCAAGACTTTATTG GTCCGTACCAAGGCACGGATTGTTGAAGGAGATGCTGGTAAAGTTATATGCCGAGAAGCAGACCGACTGAAACCAGCAGCTGTCATTCTTGGTACACGTGGTAGAGGACTTATTCAAAG TGTGCTGCAGGGAAGTGTCAGTGAGTATTGCTTCCACAACTGTAAAGCAGCACCAATTATCATTGTGCCAGGCAAAG AAGCTGGTGAACAGTCTGTGCTTTGA
- the LOC117834837 gene encoding basic helix-loop-helix protein 79 — translation MARCQGTVESLCQGLLDLDDDKFGAMCSAFGYLQEWPDLGAMCGASLGAPAAAAPGAGDGNDTSSCSGSAGAGGFRKRRPDAYLDAKGDGNDMSKRPRGKQQQLGGLGEIAAPGKGKQERPKAGTKKKAEAASTAAAAGQKTDYIHVRARRGQATDSHSLAERVRRERISERMRYLQELVPGCSKVTGKAGMLDEIINYVQSLQKQVEFLSMKIAASNPVVSFDIVEDLFGRQLKQACNPAALPAMALPAGQLEPACLQMNPMQQVHPSAAAGSTGFGLDMVVNNLYPPPAAARCPVSAATPVTAAAGPSIEPCLNVNGAAAAAAWDIGSQNLFGGFDAQFQSVESDCLLDNLKMEM, via the exons ATGGCGCGATGCCAGGGGACCGTCGAGAGCCTGTGCCAGGGCCTGCTGGACCTCGACGACGACAAGTTCGGCGCAATGTGCAGCGCGTTCGGCTACCTCCAGGAGTGGCCGGACCTGGGCGCCATGTGCGGCGCGAGCCTtggcgcgccggccgcggcggcgccgggcgccggcgacggcaacGACACCTCCTCGtgcagcggcagcgccggcgccggcggattcAGGAAGAGGCGGCCGGACGCGTACCTCGACGCCAAG GGTGATGGCAACGACATGAGCAAGAGACCCAGagggaagcagcagcagctgggtgGCCTCGGTGAGATCGCGGCGCCCGGGAAAGGGAAGCAGGAGAGGCCAAAGGCGGGGACCAAGaagaaggcggaggcggcgtcgacggcggcggctgccggccaGAAGACCGACTACATCCACGTCCGGGCACGCCGCGGCCAGGCCACGGACAGCCACAGCCTCGCCGAGCGG gtgaggagggagaggatCAGCGAGCGGATGAGATACCTGCAGGAGCTGGTGCCCGGGTGCAGCAAGGTCACCGGCAAGGCCGGCATGCTCGACGAGATCATCAACTACGTCCAGTCCCTGCAGAAGCAAGTCGAG TTCCTGTCCATGAAGATCGCCGCATCCAACCCGGTGGTGAGCTTCGACATCGTCGAGGACCTCTTCGGCAGGCAGCTGAAGCAGGCGTGCAACCCTGCTGCCCTGCCCGCGATGGCTCTGCCGGCCGGGCAGCTGGAGCCGGCCTGCCTTCAGATGAACCCCATGCAGCAGGTGCACCCGTCCGCAGCAGCAGGCTCCACCGGCTTTGGGCTGGACATGGTCGTCAACAACCTgtacccgccgcccgccgccgcgagaTGCCCCGTGTCGGCTGCCAcgccggtgacggcggcggccgggccgtCGATCGAGCCGTGCCTCAAC GTGaatggagctgctgctgctgctgcctgggATATTGGCTCCCAGAATTTGTTCGGTGGATTTGATGCACAGTTTCAGTCAGTAGAAA GTGACTGTTTGCTAGACAACCTCAAAATGGAAATGTAA
- the LOC117834885 gene encoding U-box domain-containing protein 6: protein MANGNNERMGISQRKSCPKVHSSMCSELTMMLDKVSSILPSIEAARPGCKAGIQELCNLYNVVEKGNLITLHCIECSKLYLAITGEAIVARCERIRDSLRRSLFLIQNMVPPALANQIAEVHNDLRDIKFILDPVEKEAGKAILQMLRQSDASEELELETFLQAASKLDLTSPKALLIERRAIKKLLDKVNGNDPKKEGVLKFFLYLIKKYGKSIRSDSGERNENSQPESQSSTPSTTSSDASPPEKCYTPTDFQTYEDHSSMSGGATPPVEFCCPISTKLMHDPVIISSGQTYEREYIERWFNEGYDTCPRTHMKLENFSMIPNTCMRDLICNWCKEHGFTVSHFIPPSENSYSYLPEQLHGYSVSSLHNVSVPLIAGKDNSFVIDHSNTSFALSDASYVSNASNARDMEDPKDISQFSWNADYQKYLSFHNFNQEMFLRFFHELSMLPLELQEKSIKDLKNVLDYENEVSYAMVLNGFVEAFLEFLRNDTGSYSVQAQKAGFQFFLTFLSNSRAKIPSMNEEAFHLITSFLDSELKVEALLTLHGLVQHLSSPRSHVMASVVTPPLFKMLASEDTEGLELSLRILCELSCDADIRSSLVSMGIISKLVPIFSEGSFVECCLEILRNLCDMEEAAVRITRTSRCLASVAEYLDVGSPKEREHAVVILLAICSRSIEDCLLVMKEGVIPALVDLSVNGTEEAKSCSTKLLHLLRDMRRSDQFTNSCSQEVAATDAVEDAPDNSVHKQPISKSSRFFQKKLNIFSKPRSLTLF, encoded by the exons ATGGCAAACGGGAACAATGAAAGGATGGGTATATCTCAGCGTAAATCTTGCCCAAAG GTTCATAGCTCAATGTGTAGTGAGCTTACAATGATGTTGGATAAGGTCTCTTCTATTCTTCCATCAATAGAGGCAGCTCGACCTGGTTGTAAAGCAGGCATACAGGAATTATGCAACTTGTATAATGTTGTTGAGAAAGGAAATCTCATAACTCTACACTGCATTGAGTGTAGCAAGCTCTACTTG GCTATTACTGGAGAGGCGATTGTAGCAAGATGTGAAAGGATCAGGGATTCACTTAGGCGGAGTTTGTTCCTTATTCAGAATATGGTTCCACCAGCACTTGCTAATCAG ATTGCTGAAGTCCACAATGATCTCCGGGACATCAAATTTATTCTTGATCCGGTGGAAAAGGAGGCTGGCAAAGCCATTTTACAGATGCTCCGGCAGTCTGACGCAAGTGAAGAATTAGAACTTGAGACATTCCTGCAGGCTGCTTCAAAGTTGGACCTGACATCTCCTAAAGCTCTCTTAATTGAAAGACGAGCAATCAAGAAACTGCTTGACAAGGTTAATGGTAATGATCCAAAAAAGGAGGGAGTCCTTAAGTTCTTTCTGTACCTCATTAAGAAGTATGGAAAGAGCATCAGATCAGACTCTGGTGAACGGAATGAGAATTCACAACCTGAAAGTCAGTCTTCAACTCCAAGCACAACTTCCAGTGATGCCAGCCCTCCTGAAAAATGCTACACACCGACAGACTTTCAGACTTACGAGGATCACAGTAGTATGTCTGGAGGTGCTACTCCACCTGTGGAGTTCTGCTGCCCAATATCAACAAAGCTAATGCATGATCCTGTTATAATATCATCTGGACAGACTTATGAAAGAGAATATATTGAGAGATGGTTCAATGAAGGATATGATACGTGTCCTAGGACACATATGAAGCTAGAGAACTTCTCCATGATCCCAAATACCTGCATGAGAGATCTCATTTGCAATTGGTGCAAAGAGCATGGTTTTACAGTTTCCCATTTTATTCCTCCAAGCGAAAATTCTTACAGTTACTTACCTGAGCAATTGCACGGTTACTCTGTGTCAAGTTTGCACAATGTTTCAGTACCTCTCATTGCTGGAAAGGACAACAGTTTTGTCATTGACCACAGCAATACATCTTTTGCATTATCTGATGCCAGTTATGTCTCTAATGCATCCAATGCTAGGGACATGGAGGATCCAAAAGATATTTCTCAGTTCTCTTGGAATGCTGACTACCAAAAGTATCTGTCATTCCACAACTTCAACCAGGAGATGTTCCTGAGGTTCTTTCATGAGCTGTCCATGCTGCCATTAGAACTCCAAGAAAAGTCAATTAAAGATCTGAAGAATGTTCTTGATTATGAAAATGAGGTTTCATATGCTATGGTTTTGAATGGATTTGTAGAAGCATTCCTTGAATTCTTGAGAAATGATACTGGCAGCTACAGTGTCCAAGCTCAGAAAGCTGGATTTCAGTTTTTTCTTACTTTTCTTTCCAATAGCAG GGCTAAGATTCCATCTATGAACGAAGAAGCATTTCATCTGATCACATCCTTCCTTGACTCCGAGTTAAAGGTCGAAGCTTTGTTGACACTGCATGGGCTGGTTCAGCACTTGAGCAGTCCAAGATCTCATGTGATGGCTTCTGTTGTTACTCCTCCATTGTTCAAAATGCTGGCATCTGAAGATACTGAAGGCCTTGAACTTTCCCTAAGGATTCTCTGCGAGCTTTCATGTGATGCTGATATAAGATCTTCCCTAGTTTCAATGGGAATAATCTCAAAGCTTGTTCCCATTTTCTCCGAAGGAAGCTTCGTTGAGTGCTGTTTGGAGATTTTACGGAACTTATGTGACATGGAAGAAGCTGCAGTGCGTATTACAAGAACCAGTCGGTGTCTTGCTTCTGTCGCAGAATATCTGGACGTAGGAAGCCCTAAAGAACGAGAGCATGCAGTGGTTATCCTTTTGGCAATATGTTCCCGAAGCATCGAGGACTGCCTACTCGTAATGAAGGAAGGTGTGATCCCTGCCCTAGTGGACTTGTCAGTGAATGGAACCGAAGAAGCCAAGAGTTGTTCAACCAAGCTGCTTCATCTTCTCAGGGACATGAGGCGAAGCGACCAGTTCACTAACTCGTGTTCACAAGAAGTGGCTGCCACAGACGCGGTAGAGGATGCTCCCGACAACTCAGTTCACAAGCAGCCGATATCAAAGTCGTCCCGGTTTTTCCAAAAGAAGTTGAACATCTTCTCAAAACCTCGGTCACTCACACTGTTTTGA